TTCCTCCACCGGGCAAGGGCGCGCCGCATGTCAGGACTGCGCACCGCCCAGATCGCCATACCGGTATTGCAGAATGGTTGCGGCTGCAAAGCCGGCTGTTTCACTTCGCAAAATACGCGGTCCAAACCGCACCGGCACAAACCCGAATCGCCGCGCGACAGCGACCTCCTCGCTGGAAAAGCCGCCCTCCGGGCCGATCAGCACCGCGGCACCTGCTGGGATCTGCTGTGGCAGAACCGATTCAAGCGCGTGCGAGCCCTCCTCCCACAACATCAGGCGCAACGCGCTTTGGCAGCCTGCCAGAGCGCTGTCAAGGGTCGCCAGCGGCGCAAGCTGAGGCAGCAGGGGCCTGCGACACTGCCGTGCCGCTTCGCGGATAATGCGCAGCCAGCGCTGCCGCCGCTGCTCCTCACGCTTCGGCTCCAGTCGCGGGACGCTGCGATTTGTCTGCACGGGAAGAAAGCGGGTAACGCCGAGTTCGGTACCCTTTTGCAAAATCAGATCCATCTTGTCGGCCTTGGGCAGGGCCTGTATCAATTCGATAGGGAAGCTCCGCTCGATTTCCTTGCTCCGGACCAGAACCGTAGCCGTGCCGGTTTTTTTTGCAAGCCCCGTGAGCCGGCAGTGGCAGAGGGTGCCGAGACCGTCCAGCAGAACAATTTCGGCTCCTTCGGAAAGCCGCAGAACCACCAGATGATGCACGATCTCCTCGGTGAGGGTGACCTGCTCGCCGCGCAGAGCTTCCGGGGTAATGAAAAACCGATGCATTCAGGCTTCCTTACGATAGCACAGGCAAGACCATT
This portion of the Syntrophotalea acetylenica genome encodes:
- a CDS encoding 16S rRNA (uracil(1498)-N(3))-methyltransferase — protein: MHRFFITPEALRGEQVTLTEEIVHHLVVLRLSEGAEIVLLDGLGTLCHCRLTGLAKKTGTATVLVRSKEIERSFPIELIQALPKADKMDLILQKGTELGVTRFLPVQTNRSVPRLEPKREEQRRQRWLRIIREAARQCRRPLLPQLAPLATLDSALAGCQSALRLMLWEEGSHALESVLPQQIPAGAAVLIGPEGGFSSEEVAVARRFGFVPVRFGPRILRSETAGFAAATILQYRYGDLGGAQS